A window from Alphaproteobacteria bacterium encodes these proteins:
- a CDS encoding extracellular solute-binding protein, whose product MRFLTPVPLLILLILGCDPAPPALAQEEVPARHGIAMHGTTKYGPDFTHFDYVNPDAPKGGTARMAAIGTFDSLNPFILKGTAAAGIGAIHDTLMANSGDEAFSEYGLIAKSIEVPADRSWVIFNLHEEARFSDDSAITADDVIFSFDTLSHKGHPFYRAYYGSVAEAEKLGPHRVRFSFKPGENRELPLILGQLPVLSKAYWTAADFEKTTLEPPVGSGPYTVAELDPGRSITYRRNPEYWARSLPVRRGTNNFDVIRYDYYRDNTVALEAFKAGEYDFRRENSSKNWATAYDFPAVEDGRVKVEEIPNDVPTGMQGFAFNIRRSMFMDRGVRWALAHAFDFEWSNKNLFYGAYERTKSYFSNSELASRGLPLGRELEILNRYRGLVPEEVFTQPYEPPSTKDRRLRDNLREALRLLEQAGWMVRNGQLTNLETGEPMEFEILLVSPDFERVALPFAKNLERLGIKANVRTVDTAQYQNRLDNFDFDMVVAGIGQSLSPGNEQRDFWGSESANTPGGRNLIGIVDPVVDELVELVIAAPDRESLVARTRALDRVLLWGHYVIPHWHIRHFRVAYWDKFDRPAITPEYDLAFDTWWVDPARTEP is encoded by the coding sequence ATGCGCTTCCTTACCCCCGTTCCACTTTTGATCTTGCTCATTTTAGGCTGCGATCCGGCGCCCCCCGCCCTCGCCCAGGAGGAAGTCCCGGCCCGGCACGGCATCGCGATGCATGGGACGACGAAATACGGACCCGACTTCACCCATTTCGATTACGTCAATCCGGATGCGCCCAAGGGCGGGACAGCGCGCATGGCGGCAATCGGCACCTTTGACAGCCTCAATCCGTTTATCCTGAAAGGCACGGCGGCGGCCGGGATCGGCGCCATACACGATACGCTGATGGCCAACTCGGGCGACGAGGCCTTTTCCGAATACGGCCTGATCGCCAAATCGATCGAGGTCCCGGCGGACCGGTCCTGGGTCATCTTCAACCTGCACGAGGAGGCGCGGTTCTCCGACGACTCGGCCATCACCGCCGATGACGTGATTTTCAGTTTCGATACGCTCAGCCACAAGGGACACCCGTTCTACCGCGCCTATTACGGCAGCGTTGCCGAGGCCGAAAAACTGGGGCCGCACCGGGTACGGTTTTCCTTCAAGCCCGGCGAAAATCGCGAACTGCCGCTGATCCTGGGCCAGTTGCCGGTTCTCTCGAAGGCGTACTGGACGGCGGCCGATTTCGAGAAGACCACGCTGGAACCACCCGTCGGCAGCGGCCCCTATACCGTCGCCGAGCTGGACCCGGGACGCAGCATCACCTATCGCCGCAACCCCGAATACTGGGCCCGGTCCCTGCCGGTGCGCCGGGGCACCAACAATTTCGATGTCATCCGTTATGACTATTACCGCGACAACACAGTGGCGCTGGAGGCATTCAAGGCGGGCGAATACGATTTCCGCCGCGAAAACTCCTCCAAGAACTGGGCCACGGCCTACGATTTTCCGGCCGTCGAAGACGGGCGCGTGAAGGTCGAGGAGATCCCCAACGACGTGCCGACCGGCATGCAGGGCTTCGCTTTCAATATCCGGCGGTCGATGTTCATGGATCGCGGCGTACGCTGGGCACTCGCCCATGCCTTCGACTTCGAGTGGTCGAACAAGAATCTCTTCTACGGGGCCTATGAGCGGACCAAGAGCTATTTCTCGAATTCCGAGTTGGCCTCGCGCGGGCTTCCTCTGGGGCGCGAGCTGGAAATTCTGAACCGGTATCGCGGCCTCGTTCCGGAAGAGGTCTTCACTCAACCCTACGAGCCGCCGAGCACGAAAGACCGGCGGCTTCGTGACAATCTGCGCGAGGCGCTCCGCCTGCTGGAACAGGCGGGCTGGATGGTCCGAAATGGACAGCTGACGAATCTGGAGACCGGCGAACCGATGGAATTCGAGATTCTGTTGGTCAGTCCCGATTTCGAGCGGGTGGCCCTGCCATTCGCCAAAAACCTCGAACGGCTGGGAATCAAGGCGAATGTCCGCACCGTGGATACCGCGCAGTACCAGAACCGGCTCGATAATTTCGATTTCGACATGGTCGTCGCGGGTATCGGGCAGTCCCTGTCGCCGGGGAACGAGCAGCGCGATTTCTGGGGCTCGGAAAGTGCCAATACGCCGGGCGGCCGCAACCTGATCGGCATCGTCGACCCGGTGGTGGACGAGCTGGTGGAGCTGGTGATCGCCGCGCCCGATCGTGAAAGCCTCGTGGCCCGGACGCGCGCCTTGGACCGGGTCCTGCTTTGGGGTCATTACGTCATCCCCCACTGGCACATCCGCCATTTCCGGGTCGCGTACTGGGACAAGTTCGATCGCCCCGCCATCACGCCCGAATACGATCTCGCCTTCGATACCTGGTGGGTCGACCCGGCCCGCACCGAGCCCTGA